A region of the Roseiflexus sp. RS-1 genome:
GCTACGTCGCGGAGGTCGAACCACGGTCCCTCGACGCACGGCAGGCGCACTCTGCCTCGCAGTTCGACAGCACATGTTCCACACGCACCGAACCCGCAGCCAGGCGGCGATTCGATGAGCATCTCCGCAAACCCGCGTGCCCAGCGCAGGCGCACCATTCGCACGATCCGCCCAAGCTCCGCAAGCGCCTCGCGCGGCAATGCCGCCACGACCGCGTCCGCCCACGCCAGCATTGACGGTTTGTCCGTCGGTTGCAGCGCTGCCGCAACGGATGCTGCAACATCCATGTCCACCATAGTGACATACTCGACGGCGGAGGGGAGCAGAAAGGGTGGCGGCAGGCGTTCCTGGTCATCGGCGAAGGCGAGCAGAGTCACAGCAGCGTAGGGGGCGGTAAAGCGTGCCATGAAGATCAGCGCGGCAAGCCCCGCGCTGGCGCCAACCAGCAACAGATTGCGCTGACGATCATTCAGGGGAAAGGGACGTCCAGACAACCCCACGACATCGAGGGTTTCACCCGGCAAGCGGCGCGCCAGCCATGCCAGCCCCGGCTCGTGCGGTTCATAGAGCAGCGCCAGCTGTCCAATTTCCGGCATCGTTGCAGCCAGAAAGAGCGGACGACGCAGCAACCGATACCGGTCATCGGAGTCGTTGCAGTGCACCAGCAGTGCATGACCGGGACGCGCATCACGCGCCAGATCGGGCGCATGCAGCGCAAGCCAGCGGAGGTGCGCCGTCACCTGGCGATGGTCGGCGATCGCAAGTGTGTGCTGGCGTGCCATTATTCGCCATTCTCGTTGCCGAGGATGCCTTCGAGCCGCGACGCCTGCTGCAACGCGCCGGTGCCGATGCCAAAATTGCCGCGGCGGAACACGATCTGCCCGCGGTACATGGTCAGCATCACCTGCCCTTTGAGGCGTTGACCGGCGAGCGGCGTGTTACGCCCTTTTGAGAAAAACCTCGCAGGATCGACGATCCACGGCGAGTCCGGGTCAAAAATAACGATGTCCGCTGGCGAACCGGGGCGCAGGGTTGCTGGCGCACGTCCAAGCACCGTCGCCGGACCCTCGGTAAATTTGGCGACCAGGTCGACCAGGTCGAGTTTCCCGCGGTGCACCAGGGTCAACGCCAGCCCCAGCGCCGTTTCGAGACTGCTGATGCCCGACGCGGCCAGGCGGTACTCACACTCTTTATCAACCGCGCTCTGCGGTTCATGATCCGACGCGATGGCATCGATCGTCCCGTCGCGCAATCCTTCGATCAACGCCTCCACATCCTGTTCGGTGCGCAGCGGCGGTCTCACGCGCGTCGATGTGTGGTAGGGCGGCAACAGGGTTGATTTGAGACGTGACGGAAGATCGAGACCATCCTCATTCGCATCGACACGCTCACGCCCCGCGCGATGTCCTGATTTCCCTTCGCCGTGCGGTACATCGAGATTGCCCAGAACCCAGCGATCGGTCAGTGTCAGGTGATGCGGCGTCACCTCGGCGGTTACACGCACGCCGCGCGCTTTCGCAGCGCGGATAAGCGCGACGCTTCCGGCAGTGCTGACGTGGCAGATATGCAGATGCGCGCCGGTCATTTCCGCCAGCGCAATATCGCGCGCAACCATGGCTTCTTCGGCAGCAGCCGGGTACCCTGGCAGACCGAGGCGAATACCGACAGCGCCGTCGTGCATGCCCCATCCACGGGTCAGGCGCACATCTTCGCAATGCGCCATGATCGGCGTGTCGAGCATCGCCGCATATGCCAGCGCGTTCCGCATCACTGTGGCGTCCAT
Encoded here:
- a CDS encoding dihydroorotase, with the protein product MRYLIKNGSIIDPARRVATIGNVLVENGKVVQVIDLADLTIAPEPLDDHTEVINARGAVIAPGFLDLHAHVREPGEEHKETIETATKAAAAGGFTTLCVMPDTRPPIDCAAVARQIRDIARRRGVVRIEPIGAITVGRAGQTLTEMAELVEAGCVGFSDEGNTVMDATVMRNALAYAAMLDTPIMAHCEDVRLTRGWGMHDGAVGIRLGLPGYPAAAEEAMVARDIALAEMTGAHLHICHVSTAGSVALIRAAKARGVRVTAEVTPHHLTLTDRWVLGNLDVPHGEGKSGHRAGRERVDANEDGLDLPSRLKSTLLPPYHTSTRVRPPLRTEQDVEALIEGLRDGTIDAIASDHEPQSAVDKECEYRLAASGISSLETALGLALTLVHRGKLDLVDLVAKFTEGPATVLGRAPATLRPGSPADIVIFDPDSPWIVDPARFFSKGRNTPLAGQRLKGQVMLTMYRGQIVFRRGNFGIGTGALQQASRLEGILGNENGE
- a CDS encoding iron-sulfur cluster-binding protein, with translation MARQHTLAIADHRQVTAHLRWLALHAPDLARDARPGHALLVHCNDSDDRYRLLRRPLFLAATMPEIGQLALLYEPHEPGLAWLARRLPGETLDVVGLSGRPFPLNDRQRNLLLVGASAGLAALIFMARFTAPYAAVTLLAFADDQERLPPPFLLPSAVEYVTMVDMDVAASVAAALQPTDKPSMLAWADAVVAALPREALAELGRIVRMVRLRWARGFAEMLIESPPGCGFGACGTCAVELRGRVRLPCVEGPWFDLRDVA